Proteins co-encoded in one Arthrobacter sp. ERGS1:01 genomic window:
- a CDS encoding DoxX family protein, whose protein sequence is MNVALWIVQILLAVMFLATGAMKVSQPIDKLGTRMPWVNHFPVGVVRFVGIAEILGAVGVILPQLTNIAPVLTPIAASALALVMVLAALWHLRQKEFSTIAVNAVLFVLAVFVAWGRFAGLNG, encoded by the coding sequence ATGAATGTTGCCTTGTGGATTGTCCAGATCCTGCTTGCCGTTATGTTCCTGGCGACCGGGGCCATGAAGGTCAGCCAGCCGATCGACAAGCTCGGCACAAGGATGCCCTGGGTGAACCATTTTCCCGTGGGCGTGGTCAGGTTCGTTGGCATTGCCGAGATCCTCGGTGCCGTGGGAGTGATCCTGCCCCAGCTGACGAACATTGCCCCGGTCCTGACACCCATTGCCGCTTCTGCACTGGCCCTCGTCATGGTGTTGGCCGCCCTGTGGCACCTGCGCCAAAAGGAATTCAGCACGATTGCGGTCAATGCCGTGTTATTCGTGTTGGCCGTCTTTGTTGCCTGGGGCCGTTTCGCCGGGCTCAACGGCTGA
- a CDS encoding PucR family transcriptional regulator has protein sequence MIWSNTLTTQRNFASNRTDRPAALPTVAEVLALPVLADGGARVVAGSHGLDSPVRWVHVAESRDVAGLLDGGELLLATGVGWPDGDGWMAGYIAELSAARVAGLVLELGTRYASVPETLVECCAAHGLPLAALDRRVKFVSVTEAVHGRIIAEQMAALRARDEVHAQFSELSLRGSPADYIVAQLAAVLRCPVVLEDMAHQVVAYEPAGLSEEALLHGWESRSRAAHRARPQEAPQGGRTSHGGAEGWLLTPIEARGTRWGYLVALAGEPHPAGRALVLEQAAVALSLSRLADGTAENWTPAAQHWLLASLLEGRYRSDTALGARFEAMGLPVARRRLCGLALRAATTGPTPGAAEVSRLARSMGAAAICGTPEASGYPGRTLLIAVSLPEPGPGRPDPGTVLDSFAARLAQLGGGAVLAAGDVVEQVGALAASLNDALELLASIPGASSPGGQRAGAPVLHRATDRPLRRLIGQLRTDPRLQEYLERSLGTLLDHDANHGTDLVAVLTAFLAHPGNRTRAAANSHLSRSVFYQRLDVIASLLGTDLADGEVIAGLQAAVMAWEAGRGGQAR, from the coding sequence ATGATATGGAGCAATACCCTGACAACTCAACGGAATTTTGCCTCGAACCGGACAGATCGTCCGGCGGCGCTGCCCACCGTGGCCGAGGTGCTGGCGCTGCCCGTGCTGGCCGACGGCGGCGCCCGGGTGGTGGCGGGCTCCCACGGACTGGATTCCCCCGTTCGCTGGGTCCACGTGGCGGAGTCCCGCGACGTGGCAGGACTCCTGGACGGCGGCGAGCTCCTGCTGGCCACCGGTGTGGGATGGCCCGACGGCGACGGCTGGATGGCCGGCTACATTGCCGAATTGTCCGCCGCACGGGTGGCCGGGCTGGTCCTGGAGCTGGGCACCCGCTATGCCTCCGTGCCGGAAACGCTGGTCGAGTGCTGCGCGGCGCACGGGCTGCCGCTGGCGGCATTGGACCGCCGGGTGAAGTTCGTCAGCGTCACCGAGGCCGTCCACGGCCGGATCATTGCCGAACAGATGGCCGCCCTGCGGGCCCGCGACGAGGTCCACGCCCAGTTCTCGGAACTGAGTTTGCGCGGCTCGCCCGCGGACTACATCGTGGCCCAGTTGGCGGCCGTGCTGCGCTGCCCTGTCGTGTTGGAGGACATGGCCCACCAGGTGGTGGCGTATGAGCCGGCGGGACTTTCCGAGGAGGCGCTGCTTCACGGGTGGGAAAGCCGGTCCCGCGCCGCCCACCGGGCACGGCCGCAGGAGGCGCCGCAGGGCGGACGGACGTCGCACGGCGGCGCCGAGGGCTGGCTGCTCACGCCCATTGAGGCCCGCGGCACCCGATGGGGGTACCTGGTGGCCTTGGCCGGCGAGCCGCACCCGGCGGGACGTGCACTGGTGCTTGAACAGGCCGCCGTGGCCCTGTCCCTGAGCCGCTTGGCGGACGGCACGGCCGAGAACTGGACGCCGGCCGCCCAGCATTGGCTCCTGGCCTCCCTGCTGGAGGGCCGCTACCGCAGTGACACCGCGCTCGGCGCACGGTTCGAGGCCATGGGACTGCCGGTGGCGAGGCGGCGGCTGTGCGGGCTGGCTTTACGGGCCGCCACGACCGGCCCGACGCCGGGTGCGGCGGAGGTGTCGCGGTTGGCCCGGTCCATGGGTGCGGCGGCGATCTGCGGCACCCCCGAAGCATCGGGATATCCCGGGCGGACGCTGCTCATCGCGGTTTCGCTGCCCGAACCGGGCCCCGGGCGTCCGGACCCCGGCACCGTGCTGGATTCCTTCGCCGCCCGGCTCGCCCAGCTTGGAGGGGGCGCGGTGCTGGCGGCGGGCGACGTCGTCGAGCAGGTGGGTGCGCTGGCCGCGTCGCTGAACGATGCGCTGGAACTGCTGGCGTCCATTCCCGGCGCGTCCAGTCCCGGCGGGCAGCGGGCGGGAGCACCGGTGCTGCATCGGGCCACGGACCGGCCGCTGCGCCGGTTGATCGGACAACTGCGCACGGATCCGCGGTTGCAGGAGTATCTGGAACGCAGCCTTGGCACGCTCCTTGACCATGACGCCAACCACGGCACCGACCTGGTGGCGGTGCTGACGGCGTTCCTGGCCCACCCGGGCAACAGGACCCGGGCCGCGGCCAACAGCCACCTCTCACGTTCCGTGTTTTACCAGCGGCTTGACGTCATCGCCTCGCTGCTGGGAACGGACCTGGCCGACGGCGAGGTGATTGCCGGACTGCAGGCCGCCGTGATGGCCTGGGAGGCCGGCCGCGGCGGTCAGGCCAGGTAG
- a CDS encoding TetR/AcrR family transcriptional regulator codes for MEQLRRSDGVAAGAPDAPLRLDAVRNRASILTAAAAAFASGGIEVPLSEVARRAGVGIATLYRRFPDRESLINAVFEDKMAHFADLVDTALGMEDAWDGFAWYLHSVAAMQRDDHGFMNVLTTRFPPDQAAGIEAHRNRAFRGFHTLVRRAKATGRLRADFSETDLPMLLMANAGIIEATSNAVPEVSARFLGYMLDAFGTGPTSSGLPTAPVPGRLHAAMAASGGCAPASNTGSGGPRGP; via the coding sequence ATGGAGCAGCTGCGAAGGAGCGACGGCGTTGCAGCCGGTGCGCCGGACGCCCCGCTCCGACTGGACGCGGTAAGGAACCGGGCCAGCATCCTCACCGCCGCGGCCGCGGCCTTTGCCAGTGGCGGCATCGAGGTGCCGCTCAGCGAAGTGGCCCGCCGGGCTGGAGTCGGCATCGCCACCCTGTACAGGCGTTTTCCCGACCGCGAGAGCCTCATCAACGCCGTGTTTGAGGACAAAATGGCCCACTTCGCCGACCTCGTCGACACGGCCCTGGGCATGGAGGATGCCTGGGACGGCTTTGCCTGGTACCTGCACAGTGTTGCCGCCATGCAGCGGGACGACCACGGATTCATGAACGTCCTCACTACACGTTTTCCACCGGACCAGGCGGCGGGCATCGAGGCTCACCGCAACCGGGCATTCCGCGGCTTCCACACCCTTGTTCGGCGGGCCAAGGCCACGGGCCGGTTGCGCGCCGACTTTTCCGAAACCGACCTGCCCATGCTGCTCATGGCCAACGCCGGCATCATCGAGGCGACCTCGAACGCCGTACCGGAGGTGTCGGCCCGGTTCCTGGGGTATATGCTCGACGCCTTTGGCACCGGTCCGACGTCGTCCGGGCTACCCACAGCACCCGTGCCGGGCAGGCTCCACGCGGCCATGGCGGCCTCGGGCGGCTGCGCCCCGGCATCGAACACCGGCTCCGGGGGACCCCGCGGACCATGA
- the ureG gene encoding urease accessory protein UreG translates to MKPIKIGIGGPVGAGKTQLVERLTRALDGEVSTAAITNDIYTIEDAKILAANGILPLDRIIGIETGGCPHTAIREDTSMNSAAVAELEARHPDLQVIFIESGGDNLSATFSPELVDFSIYIIDVAQGEKIPRKAGQGMIKSDLFIINKTDLAPYVGADLSVMESDTLEFRGPKPYCFTNLKTDDGLEHVINWLKHDVLMLDLETR, encoded by the coding sequence ATGAAGCCCATCAAGATCGGCATCGGCGGCCCCGTGGGAGCCGGCAAGACCCAGCTCGTCGAGCGCCTCACCCGCGCCCTGGACGGGGAGGTCTCCACCGCGGCCATCACGAACGACATCTACACGATCGAGGACGCCAAGATCCTTGCCGCCAACGGCATCCTGCCGCTGGATAGGATCATCGGCATCGAGACCGGCGGCTGCCCGCACACGGCCATCCGCGAGGACACCTCGATGAACTCGGCCGCCGTCGCGGAGCTCGAAGCCCGGCATCCGGACCTACAGGTCATCTTCATCGAATCCGGCGGCGACAACCTCTCCGCCACGTTCAGCCCGGAGCTCGTGGACTTCTCCATCTACATCATCGACGTCGCCCAGGGCGAGAAGATTCCGCGCAAGGCCGGCCAAGGCATGATCAAGAGCGATCTGTTCATCATCAACAAGACCGACCTTGCCCCCTACGTTGGCGCGGACCTGTCCGTCATGGAGTCCGACACCCTCGAGTTCCGCGGCCCCAAGCCCTACTGCTTCACGAACCTGAAGACCGACGACGGCCTCGAACACGTCATCAACTGGCTCAAGCATGACGTGCTCATGCTTGACCTGGAAACCCGGTGA
- the ureE gene encoding urease accessory protein UreE codes for MIITAILGNKFDPATEAFDPASLAGLHEEKVVLPSAALVKRIQRVTTDHGNDVGIRLDGDAVADLRDGDVLFMDGNGAIVVAVESTDVLVIAPGTIKEMGVVAHNLGNRHMQAQFFDETSDYGAQVMVLAYDHTVEDYLVHVGVPYSRQERVMPVPFRHAGHTH; via the coding sequence ATGATTATCACTGCCATCCTTGGCAACAAGTTCGACCCCGCCACCGAGGCCTTTGACCCGGCCTCCCTGGCGGGCCTGCACGAGGAAAAGGTGGTGCTCCCGTCGGCGGCGCTGGTCAAGCGCATCCAACGGGTCACCACCGACCACGGGAACGACGTCGGCATCCGCCTGGACGGCGACGCCGTGGCCGACCTCCGCGACGGCGACGTGCTGTTCATGGACGGAAACGGGGCGATCGTCGTCGCCGTCGAATCCACCGACGTGCTCGTGATCGCCCCGGGAACCATCAAGGAGATGGGCGTGGTGGCCCACAACCTGGGCAACCGGCACATGCAGGCGCAATTCTTTGACGAGACCTCCGACTACGGGGCCCAGGTCATGGTGCTCGCCTACGACCACACGGTGGAGGACTACCTGGTGCACGTCGGGGTGCCGTATTCGCGCCAGGAACGCGTCATGCCCGTGCCGTTCCGGCATGCCGGACACACGCACTGA
- a CDS encoding AMIN-like domain-containing (lipo)protein: MKRISVWLAVLGLLLAGVLTGPAPALAAAPCAVTWGSLAKTGGALSSAPITNVRAGQHPCFDRLVVDITGYGGGYNVAYVSAVHRPGSGAVLPLRGGAYLAVTVLDPTYKVSTGAATYKPANPNELVGTAGYSAFRQVALAGSFESRTTLGVGVRARLPFLVSVVHGPGNTSRLVLDVAHSW; this comes from the coding sequence ATGAAAAGGATTTCAGTATGGCTGGCAGTACTGGGGCTGCTGCTGGCAGGTGTTCTCACGGGTCCCGCACCGGCCCTCGCCGCTGCACCGTGCGCCGTCACCTGGGGTTCGCTGGCCAAGACCGGCGGCGCCCTCTCCTCCGCTCCCATCACCAACGTCCGGGCCGGGCAGCATCCCTGCTTTGACCGGCTCGTGGTGGACATCACCGGCTACGGCGGCGGCTACAACGTAGCGTACGTGAGCGCCGTGCACCGGCCCGGCAGCGGCGCCGTGCTTCCGCTGCGTGGCGGAGCCTACCTGGCCGTGACCGTCCTGGACCCCACCTACAAGGTGTCAACGGGGGCGGCCACGTACAAGCCGGCCAACCCCAACGAGCTCGTTGGCACGGCGGGCTACTCCGCATTCCGGCAGGTGGCACTGGCGGGCAGTTTTGAATCACGCACCACGCTGGGCGTGGGTGTGCGGGCCCGGCTGCCGTTCCTGGTGAGCGTGGTCCACGGCCCGGGGAACACCTCTCGGCTTGTCCTGGACGTTGCCCATAGCTGGTAA
- a CDS encoding cupin domain-containing protein, giving the protein MTTHFFPAAGTITHAASVALEHILVPETQRHAGTPATAMLALGEHNGLELGIWEMTAGAMTDVEADEIFIVLSGVATVEIAAFDGAPAVTLTPAAGDIVQLREGMRTVWTVSETFRKIYLA; this is encoded by the coding sequence ATGACCACACACTTCTTCCCGGCTGCCGGAACCATTACGCACGCCGCCAGTGTTGCCCTTGAGCACATCCTTGTACCCGAGACCCAGCGGCACGCCGGCACCCCGGCGACGGCCATGCTGGCTCTGGGCGAACACAACGGCCTGGAACTGGGCATCTGGGAAATGACGGCGGGTGCCATGACCGACGTCGAGGCCGATGAAATATTCATCGTGCTCTCCGGCGTCGCAACCGTTGAGATCGCCGCCTTCGACGGCGCACCCGCCGTGACGCTCACGCCCGCGGCGGGTGACATCGTCCAGTTGCGTGAAGGCATGCGCACCGTGTGGACGGTGAGCGAAACCTTCCGCAAGATCTACCTGGCCTGA
- a CDS encoding urease accessory protein UreD produces MTTPTVIEPAVIEPVEIRPATVGRLGSHGKWAGTLSLDIAAKAGQSRAARQYHDGALRILRPHYLDESGQVCYVVINPGGAYLGGDKYLIEVDVAEGADLLLTTQSATKIYRTPGSRAESHTSIRLGPGARLEYLPDPLIAYREASYTQVTTVDMDPTASLVMAEVVTPGWSPDGKLFRYDEIRLRNEISIEGRLMVLDNLLIRPGTGSPVDSMGAMEQFTHLGSLLVMDARVDAALIQAIHERLAPIDPGGELGLTLLDGPGFALRALSNSTEPLNAVIGAAVDLLRAHWTGQEPLNLRKY; encoded by the coding sequence GTGACCACTCCGACGGTGATCGAGCCGGCGGTGATCGAGCCTGTCGAGATCCGGCCCGCCACGGTCGGTCGGCTTGGATCCCACGGCAAGTGGGCGGGCACGCTGTCCCTGGACATTGCCGCCAAGGCCGGGCAGTCCCGTGCTGCCCGGCAGTACCACGACGGCGCGCTGCGGATCCTGCGCCCGCACTACCTCGACGAGTCCGGCCAGGTTTGCTATGTGGTCATCAACCCCGGCGGCGCGTACCTGGGCGGCGACAAGTACCTGATCGAGGTCGACGTCGCCGAGGGTGCCGATCTGTTGCTGACCACCCAGTCGGCCACCAAGATCTACCGGACCCCGGGCAGCCGGGCGGAGTCCCACACCAGCATCCGCCTGGGCCCCGGCGCCCGCCTGGAGTATTTGCCCGACCCGTTGATCGCGTACCGGGAAGCCAGCTACACGCAGGTGACCACGGTCGACATGGACCCCACGGCGTCCCTGGTCATGGCCGAGGTGGTCACGCCGGGCTGGTCGCCGGACGGAAAACTGTTCCGTTATGACGAGATCCGGCTGCGCAACGAAATTTCGATCGAGGGCAGGCTGATGGTCCTGGACAACCTCCTGATCCGCCCCGGAACGGGCTCGCCCGTCGACAGCATGGGCGCCATGGAGCAGTTCACCCACCTGGGCTCACTGCTGGTCATGGACGCCCGCGTCGACGCCGCCCTCATCCAGGCCATCCACGAACGGCTTGCCCCCATCGACCCCGGCGGCGAGCTGGGCCTGACCCTGTTGGACGGTCCGGGCTTCGCCCTGCGTGCCTTGTCCAACTCCACCGAACCGCTCAACGCCGTCATTGGCGCCGCCGTCGACCTCCTGCGCGCGCACTGGACCGGCCAGGAGCCGCTGAACCTAAGGAAGTACTAG
- the ureC gene encoding urease subunit alpha, which produces MSFELSRKQYSDLYGPTTGDAVRLADTELFAEIEFDHTKYGEEVVYGGGKVIRDGMGQNGQLVRDEDIPDTVITNVIVLDYTGIYKADVALRDGHIFKIGKAGNPQISDGVTITIGVATDIIAGEGKILTAGGIDTHVHFVSSDQIPVALASGVTTLIGGGTGPSDASKATTVTPGAWHIAKMLQAVDNMPINIGLLGKGHASAREPLAEQIRAGVIGLKVHEDWGSTTSSIDMSLRIADEFDIQVAIHSDTLNECGFVEDTIAAIGGRVIHTFHTEGAGGGHAPDIIKIAGLPNVLPASTNPTLPYTVNTIDEHLDMLMVCHHLSPDIPEDVAFADSRIRKETIAAEDVLHDMGIFSITSSDSQAMGRVGEVVLRTWQVADAMKRQRGKYDDDPAVGDNARLKRFIAKYTINPAIAHGIADSVGSIEEGKFADLVLWEPAFFGVKPEMVLKGGQMVMSVMGDPNASIPTPQPRTLRSNFAALGRAVHSSSITFMSQAAIDAGVPAELGLQHEVRPCHGIRNLTKADMKHNGETPEIEVDPETYEVRVDGEVVTAEPSTVLPMAQRYFLF; this is translated from the coding sequence ATGAGCTTTGAACTGAGCCGCAAACAGTATTCGGACCTGTACGGGCCCACCACGGGCGACGCCGTCCGCCTCGCCGACACCGAGTTGTTCGCCGAGATCGAGTTCGACCACACCAAGTACGGTGAGGAGGTCGTCTACGGCGGCGGCAAGGTGATTCGCGACGGCATGGGCCAAAACGGCCAGCTGGTCCGCGACGAGGACATCCCCGACACCGTCATCACGAACGTGATCGTGCTCGACTACACCGGCATCTACAAGGCCGACGTCGCGCTGCGCGACGGCCATATCTTCAAGATCGGCAAGGCCGGCAACCCGCAGATCTCCGACGGCGTCACCATCACGATCGGTGTGGCCACGGACATCATCGCCGGTGAGGGCAAGATCCTCACGGCCGGCGGCATCGACACCCACGTGCACTTCGTCAGCTCCGACCAGATCCCCGTGGCCCTGGCCTCCGGCGTCACCACCCTGATCGGCGGCGGCACCGGACCCTCCGACGCCAGCAAGGCCACCACCGTGACCCCCGGCGCCTGGCACATCGCCAAGATGCTCCAGGCCGTCGACAACATGCCCATCAACATCGGCCTGCTCGGCAAGGGCCACGCCAGCGCCCGCGAGCCGCTGGCCGAACAGATCCGCGCCGGCGTCATCGGCCTGAAGGTCCACGAGGACTGGGGCTCCACCACCTCCTCGATCGACATGTCCCTGCGGATCGCCGACGAATTCGACATCCAGGTCGCCATCCACTCCGACACGCTCAACGAGTGCGGCTTCGTGGAGGACACGATCGCGGCGATCGGCGGGCGCGTCATCCACACCTTCCACACCGAAGGTGCCGGCGGCGGGCACGCCCCCGACATCATCAAGATCGCGGGCCTGCCCAACGTGCTGCCGGCGTCCACCAACCCGACGCTGCCGTACACGGTCAACACGATCGACGAGCACCTCGACATGCTCATGGTCTGCCACCACCTGAGCCCGGACATCCCGGAGGACGTGGCGTTCGCCGACTCCCGCATCCGCAAGGAGACCATCGCCGCCGAGGACGTCCTCCACGACATGGGCATCTTCTCCATCACCAGCTCCGACTCCCAGGCCATGGGACGCGTCGGCGAGGTGGTGCTGCGCACCTGGCAGGTGGCCGACGCCATGAAGCGCCAGCGCGGCAAGTACGACGACGACCCCGCAGTGGGCGACAACGCCCGCCTCAAGCGCTTCATCGCCAAATACACGATCAACCCGGCGATCGCCCACGGCATCGCCGATTCCGTGGGCAGCATCGAGGAAGGCAAGTTTGCCGACCTGGTGCTGTGGGAGCCCGCCTTCTTCGGCGTGAAGCCGGAAATGGTGCTCAAGGGCGGCCAAATGGTCATGAGCGTCATGGGCGACCCCAACGCCTCCATCCCCACCCCGCAGCCGCGCACCCTGCGCAGCAACTTCGCGGCGCTGGGCCGGGCCGTGCACTCGAGTTCCATCACGTTCATGTCGCAGGCCGCGATCGACGCCGGCGTGCCCGCCGAACTGGGGCTCCAGCACGAGGTGCGCCCGTGCCACGGAATCCGCAACCTGACCAAGGCGGACATGAAGCACAACGGCGAAACACCCGAGATCGAGGTGGACCCGGAAACCTACGAGGTGCGGGTGGATGGGGAAGTGGTGACCGCCGAGCCGTCAACCGTGCTCCCCATGGCACAGCGCTACTTCCTCTTCTAA
- a CDS encoding urease accessory protein UreF yields MPDTRTDMAAHQLVVDVAAPPEYLLPLLQLSDSALPTGAFSHSLGLESYLHRGLVRDEATFADWLTQFIRIQLVHSDGLAIRFALEADTTAELFRVDRALHASALPREIREAGVKMGARMLEIAGAVVPCDELAQYAAAVERGDCAGHPALAFAVAGKSLGVPAPELLASYLFSTVTTLTQNAIRGIPLGQSAGQRVLAAAHAEVRAAVGRIFSLGWEDFGVSAPGLEIAQMQHERQRARMFMS; encoded by the coding sequence ATGCCGGACACACGCACTGACATGGCCGCCCACCAGCTTGTTGTCGACGTTGCGGCACCGCCGGAGTACCTCCTGCCGCTGCTGCAACTGAGCGATTCGGCGCTGCCCACGGGCGCCTTCAGCCACTCCCTGGGACTGGAAAGCTATCTGCACCGCGGCCTGGTCCGCGACGAGGCCACGTTTGCGGACTGGCTCACGCAGTTCATCCGCATCCAGTTGGTGCACAGCGACGGCCTCGCCATCCGCTTCGCCCTCGAGGCGGACACCACCGCGGAGCTTTTCCGGGTGGACCGGGCGCTGCACGCCTCGGCGCTGCCCCGGGAAATCCGGGAGGCCGGCGTGAAAATGGGTGCCCGCATGCTCGAGATCGCGGGCGCCGTGGTTCCCTGCGATGAACTGGCGCAGTACGCGGCGGCCGTGGAGCGTGGCGACTGCGCCGGGCACCCCGCCCTCGCGTTTGCCGTCGCCGGCAAGTCGCTGGGCGTGCCCGCTCCGGAGCTGTTGGCCAGCTACCTGTTTTCCACCGTCACCACGCTGACCCAGAATGCCATCCGTGGCATCCCGCTGGGCCAAAGCGCCGGCCAGCGCGTGCTCGCCGCGGCCCACGCGGAGGTGCGCGCCGCCGTCGGACGCATCTTTTCCCTTGGCTGGGAGGACTTCGGCGTCAGCGCACCCGGGCTGGAGATCGCACAGATGCAGCACGAACGCCAACGCGCGCGCATGTTCATGTCCTGA
- a CDS encoding urease subunit gamma produces MHLTPREQEKLMIVVAADLARRRQSRRLKLNHPEAIAILSYELIEGARDGRTVADLMSWGSTILSQDDVMDGVADMIKDVQVEATFPDGTKLVTVHNPIR; encoded by the coding sequence ATGCATTTGACGCCCCGTGAACAAGAGAAACTCATGATTGTGGTGGCCGCCGATCTGGCCCGCCGCCGGCAGTCCCGCAGGCTCAAGCTCAACCATCCCGAGGCCATCGCGATCCTGAGCTATGAACTGATCGAGGGTGCCCGCGACGGGCGCACCGTCGCCGATCTGATGAGCTGGGGGAGCACCATCCTCAGCCAGGACGACGTCATGGACGGCGTGGCCGACATGATCAAGGACGTCCAGGTCGAGGCCACGTTCCCGGACGGGACCAAGCTTGTCACCGTGCACAACCCGATCCGCTAG
- a CDS encoding urease subunit beta encodes MKPGEYILRTEPITCNAGLAAKSIEVTNRGDRPIQVGSHYHFLEVNDALEFDRTEARGFRLDIPAGTAVRFEPGDAKTINLIALSGTRDVHGFRDMVNGPLDAPTTPGNSGNEAEGSK; translated from the coding sequence ATGAAACCCGGCGAATACATCCTTCGCACCGAGCCCATCACCTGCAATGCCGGGTTGGCGGCCAAATCCATTGAGGTCACCAATCGTGGCGACCGGCCCATCCAGGTCGGCTCGCACTATCACTTCCTGGAAGTCAACGACGCGCTGGAATTCGACCGGACCGAAGCCCGCGGCTTCCGGCTGGACATTCCAGCGGGCACGGCCGTTCGCTTTGAACCCGGCGACGCCAAGACCATCAACCTGATCGCGCTCTCCGGCACGCGGGACGTCCACGGTTTCCGCGATATGGTCAACGGCCCGCTGGATGCGCCCACCACTCCCGGCAACTCCGGCAATGAAGCGGAAGGCAGCAAATGA
- a CDS encoding HoxN/HupN/NixA family nickel/cobalt transporter — translation MTAPVRTGYLQREQLPVARRVGATFGAVALLHLVVAGLLGYSMLTDVHPLALGLVLTAYLAGVKHSYDWDHIAAIDNSSRKFAAQGRSPVSVGFAFSMGHSSVVMVAGVLVVSGASIMGSMLQEGTAANTALAMVGAGVSALFLLTIGLFNGLAFLKAGTLFRRVRGGGTVAEHELAPTGMVARLLNKPLSRVRRPRDIYILGFLFGLGFDTASTIAFLLLTASAALAGISPAALLALPLAFAAAMTLCDTANGMAMMKMYRSAVMNPARRIGFNMVVTGLSATSALFISALTIAALLHDALHLDDPVTNWLAGLDLGQAGLLLVGMFLAVWGIAALGWRRKREAA, via the coding sequence ATGACCGCCCCCGTCCGGACCGGCTACCTGCAACGCGAACAACTTCCCGTGGCCCGCCGCGTGGGGGCCACGTTCGGCGCCGTTGCCCTGTTGCACCTTGTGGTGGCCGGGCTGCTGGGCTATTCGATGCTCACCGACGTCCACCCGCTGGCGCTGGGCCTGGTCCTGACGGCCTACCTTGCCGGGGTCAAGCACAGTTACGACTGGGACCACATCGCCGCGATCGACAACTCCAGCCGCAAGTTCGCCGCCCAGGGGCGCTCACCGGTCAGTGTGGGTTTCGCGTTCAGCATGGGCCACAGTTCGGTGGTCATGGTGGCCGGCGTGCTGGTGGTCAGCGGGGCATCCATCATGGGTTCCATGCTCCAGGAGGGCACCGCCGCCAACACGGCCCTGGCCATGGTGGGAGCCGGGGTGTCGGCGTTGTTCCTGCTGACGATCGGACTCTTCAACGGCCTGGCGTTCCTGAAGGCCGGGACCTTGTTCCGGCGGGTGCGCGGCGGCGGGACCGTGGCCGAGCACGAGCTCGCGCCCACGGGCATGGTGGCCCGCCTGTTGAACAAGCCGCTGTCCCGGGTCAGGCGGCCGCGGGACATCTACATCCTGGGCTTCCTGTTCGGGCTCGGCTTTGACACCGCCTCGACCATCGCGTTCCTGCTGCTGACCGCGTCCGCCGCCCTGGCCGGCATCTCCCCGGCGGCACTGTTGGCGCTGCCGCTGGCGTTCGCCGCCGCCATGACCCTGTGCGACACGGCGAACGGCATGGCCATGATGAAGATGTACCGTTCGGCCGTCATGAACCCGGCCCGGCGCATCGGCTTCAACATGGTGGTCACGGGGTTGTCGGCGACGTCGGCCCTGTTCATCTCCGCCCTCACCATCGCCGCCCTGCTCCATGATGCCCTGCACCTCGACGATCCGGTCACCAACTGGCTGGCCGGGCTGGACCTGGGCCAGGCCGGCCTGTTGCTGGTGGGGATGTTCCTTGCCGTGTGGGGGATTGCGGCCCTCGGATGGCGCCGGAAACGTGAGGCCGCATAA